From Solidesulfovibrio carbinoliphilus subsp. oakridgensis, the proteins below share one genomic window:
- a CDS encoding FkbM family methyltransferase, with the protein MAHALKDFLQPGDLVFDVGANIGKSTQHYLDLGARVVAFEANPRLAATLCRRFAATPQAFIENKAVADRPGIVTLNICTQSPVLSTCNPQWFTGRFKQYLWDEKVQVPSVTLDMAMDFFGTPRFMKIDVEGFERQVLSGLSRPIGLLSFEFTIEFIENMGRCLEHLESIGMTKFNLGLAEHDALALPEWLSGEEVKTLAGDLGRRDGGLWGDVYAMRG; encoded by the coding sequence ATGGCGCACGCTCTCAAGGACTTCCTCCAGCCTGGGGACCTGGTTTTCGATGTCGGGGCGAACATCGGGAAGAGCACGCAACACTATCTGGATCTTGGCGCGCGCGTGGTGGCTTTTGAAGCAAATCCCCGGCTGGCCGCCACGCTGTGCCGCCGTTTTGCCGCCACTCCCCAGGCCTTCATCGAGAACAAAGCCGTTGCCGACAGGCCAGGAATCGTCACGCTCAACATCTGCACGCAATCCCCTGTCCTCTCCACCTGCAACCCGCAGTGGTTCACGGGACGCTTCAAGCAATACCTCTGGGACGAGAAGGTTCAAGTGCCCTCCGTTACCCTGGACATGGCCATGGATTTTTTTGGCACTCCCCGCTTCATGAAGATTGATGTGGAGGGCTTCGAACGGCAAGTTCTTTCAGGTTTGTCACGCCCGATCGGGCTCTTGAGCTTTGAATTCACCATTGAATTCATCGAGAACATGGGGCGTTGCCTGGAACATCTGGAGTCCATCGGCATGACCAAGTTCAATCTCGGTCTTGCCGAACACGACGCGTTGGCCTTGCCCGAATGGCTGTCCGGGGAGGAGGTCAAGACCTTGGCAGGGGATCTCGGGAGGCGGGATGGCGGCCTTTGGGGCGACGTTTACGCGATGCGGGGCTGA
- a CDS encoding SH3 domain-containing protein: MARMACFAASRAQSRRLLLVAGSCVAALLLTTFAWGQPLRPGQVAVSVDNGNNLRTAGGRDHKTARILGTLDAGDWVRVLGLENAWAEVERYDGKRGFVHVKCLVPVEQYIAAQKDPGEFRCSREMPRRFEADLGGGAGRGVVALEDVPDLFGGGARIRVLSASGDTLWLGPVGDVYDVRGPANPLYFYCHHSGVSWPELVGNLDGGAQVEILAPIGQSDVSVSAFNRLRWNGKAFEPVFAGRSLVESPKGSGRFVFERYEGNSLGVRWVMAFVKWRGPGEAEAAIDEYVQKGDGTELLVGKAVLRFTPEGARLVNWIEPLRAAP; the protein is encoded by the coding sequence ATGGCCCGTATGGCGTGTTTCGCTGCATCCCGCGCCCAGTCGCGCCGTTTGCTTCTGGTGGCGGGCAGTTGCGTTGCCGCGCTTTTGCTGACGACCTTCGCCTGGGGGCAGCCCCTGCGGCCGGGGCAGGTGGCGGTGAGCGTCGATAACGGGAACAATCTGCGCACGGCAGGTGGCCGGGACCATAAGACGGCCAGGATTCTCGGCACGCTTGACGCCGGCGATTGGGTGCGCGTTCTCGGCTTGGAAAACGCCTGGGCCGAGGTGGAGCGTTACGACGGCAAACGGGGTTTCGTGCATGTGAAATGCCTGGTTCCGGTCGAACAATATATCGCCGCGCAAAAAGATCCGGGAGAATTCCGTTGTTCCAGGGAGATGCCGCGTCGTTTCGAGGCGGACCTCGGGGGCGGGGCTGGTCGTGGCGTTGTCGCCCTGGAGGATGTTCCCGACCTCTTTGGCGGCGGGGCAAGAATTCGGGTGCTGTCCGCCTCGGGCGACACTCTCTGGCTGGGGCCTGTAGGCGACGTGTACGACGTGCGCGGGCCTGCGAACCCCCTGTATTTCTATTGCCACCACAGCGGCGTGTCCTGGCCGGAACTGGTCGGCAACCTCGACGGCGGCGCGCAGGTGGAAATACTGGCCCCCATCGGCCAGTCGGATGTCTCCGTCAGCGCGTTTAACCGCCTCCGCTGGAACGGGAAGGCCTTCGAACCGGTGTTTGCAGGCCGGTCCCTTGTGGAATCCCCCAAAGGCTCCGGGCGCTTCGTCTTTGAACGGTACGAGGGGAATAGCCTCGGGGTCCGCTGGGTCATGGCGTTCGTCAAGTGGCGCGGCCCGGGGGAAGCGGAGGCGGCGATAGACGAATATGTTCAAAAGGGGGACGGTACGGAATTGCTGGTCGGCAAGGCCGTCCTGCGCTTCACGCCTGAAGGGGCACGGCTTGTGAACTGGATCGAACCCCTGCGCGCCGCCCCATGA
- a CDS encoding antitoxin, with product MHTTNLRKVGGSVMLAVPPAILDLLHLQVGATVGLAVDNGRLIVEPAQRHRYTLEELLTQCDPAASTSEEDQAWLDDRPVGNELL from the coding sequence ATGCACACCACCAACCTGCGAAAAGTCGGCGGCTCAGTAATGCTGGCCGTTCCACCCGCCATCCTCGACCTTCTCCATTTGCAGGTAGGGGCAACTGTCGGCTTGGCCGTGGACAACGGTCGTTTGATCGTCGAACCGGCACAGCGCCATCGCTACACCCTGGAAGAATTGCTCACCCAATGCGACCCCGCCGCCTCAACCAGCGAGGAAGACCAGGCATGGCTCGATGACAGGCCGGTCGGAAACGAGTTGCTGTAA
- a CDS encoding SDR family oxidoreductase yields the protein MPDSPVLVTGATGYVGSRLVPRLLAAGYRVRAVGRSLDKLAARPFAAHPRVELAEADMRDLPAMRRAAAGCGPAYYLVHSMHPGNRDFAAEDREAAMVMARAADDAGISRIIYLGGLGLDSDNLSPHLRSRHEVGKILGYGRVPVTHLRAAMILGSGSASFEIMRYLVDRLPAMVAPRWVRNRCQPIAVTDVLGYLADCLAEPRTVGQTFDIGGPDVLTYAEIFALYARVAGLPRRIIIPVPLLSPRLSTYWMQLITPLPRSLIVPLVEGLRNEVVCRDSRILDILPRERLTCREAIARALGKIRQNAVESTCADAGYVAPAEWTACGDAPYAGGAAYECAYRAVVRARPEAVWRAIAAIGGDTGWYYGNVLWRIRGFCDQLVGGVGLRRVTIRREALRVGDPLDFWRVLAIKENRRLVLLAEMRTPGAALLEFRLAPAGAEATEITIQSRFLPRGLAGLVYWYALLVPHHLLFAGMLRGVARAVGAAFASPPRRLAPQPASGTRGAA from the coding sequence ATGCCCGATTCGCCTGTCCTTGTCACCGGTGCCACCGGCTACGTCGGCAGCCGGCTTGTCCCCAGGCTCCTGGCCGCCGGATACCGTGTCCGGGCCGTGGGCCGCTCCCTGGACAAGCTGGCCGCGCGTCCTTTTGCCGCCCATCCCCGGGTCGAGCTGGCCGAGGCCGACATGCGCGACCTGCCGGCCATGCGCCGGGCCGCAGCCGGCTGCGGCCCGGCCTATTACCTCGTCCACTCCATGCATCCGGGCAACCGTGATTTCGCCGCCGAGGACCGCGAGGCGGCCATGGTCATGGCCCGGGCCGCGGACGACGCCGGGATTTCCCGCATCATCTATCTCGGGGGCCTCGGCCTTGACTCCGACAACCTGAGCCCGCATCTGCGCTCGCGCCACGAAGTGGGCAAGATCCTCGGCTACGGCCGGGTGCCCGTCACCCACCTGCGCGCCGCCATGATCCTCGGTTCGGGCAGCGCCTCCTTCGAGATCATGCGCTACCTCGTGGACCGGCTGCCGGCCATGGTGGCTCCCCGCTGGGTGCGCAACCGCTGCCAGCCCATCGCCGTCACCGACGTGCTCGGCTATCTGGCGGACTGCCTGGCCGAGCCCCGCACCGTGGGCCAAACTTTTGATATCGGCGGGCCGGATGTCCTGACCTACGCGGAAATTTTCGCCCTCTACGCCCGGGTGGCCGGCCTCCCCCGCCGGATCATCATTCCGGTGCCGCTTTTGAGCCCCCGGCTGTCCACCTATTGGATGCAGCTCATCACACCACTGCCCCGCTCGCTCATCGTGCCGCTGGTCGAGGGCCTCCGAAACGAGGTCGTCTGCCGCGACAGCCGCATCCTGGACATCCTGCCGCGCGAGCGCCTGACCTGCCGGGAGGCCATCGCCCGGGCCCTGGGCAAGATCCGCCAGAACGCCGTGGAATCCACCTGCGCCGACGCCGGGTATGTGGCCCCGGCCGAATGGACGGCCTGCGGCGATGCGCCCTATGCCGGCGGCGCGGCCTACGAGTGCGCCTACCGGGCCGTGGTCAGGGCCAGGCCCGAGGCGGTCTGGCGGGCCATTGCCGCCATCGGCGGGGACACGGGCTGGTATTACGGCAACGTGTTGTGGCGGATCAGGGGCTTTTGCGACCAGCTGGTCGGCGGCGTGGGCCTGCGGCGGGTGACCATCCGGCGGGAGGCGCTTCGGGTCGGGGACCCGCTGGATTTCTGGCGGGTGCTGGCGATCAAGGAAAACCGCCGGCTGGTCCTTTTGGCCGAGATGCGGACCCCGGGCGCGGCGCTTCTGGAATTCCGCCTGGCTCCGGCCGGGGCCGAGGCCACGGAGATCACCATCCAATCGCGGTTTCTGCCCCGGGGGCTGGCCGGGCTCGTCTACTGGTACGCGCTCCTCGTGCCGCACCACCTGCTTTTTGCCGGCATGCTGCGCGGCGTGGCCCGGGCCGTGGGCGCGGCCTTCGCCTCCCCGCCCCGGCGACTCGCGCCGCAGCCGGCCTCCGGCACGAGGGGCGCGGCATGA
- a CDS encoding GNAT family N-acetyltransferase has product MTVPARDRIRPALPDDAPAMARVFAAAIEGKAACSYGPRERAAWIARGSADRLAAMVEDPDHNLFVAEAGPGPTGLTGLAGLRGCEVSLLYTAPLAAPGTGARLLRAVESLAREIGLEGLTLNASRNALAFYLAQGYAVLRLANRPLPGGVSLPVCLMAKTLAP; this is encoded by the coding sequence ATGACCGTCCCGGCCCGTGACCGCATCCGCCCGGCCCTGCCCGACGACGCCCCGGCCATGGCCCGGGTTTTCGCGGCCGCCATCGAGGGCAAGGCCGCCTGCAGCTACGGGCCGCGCGAACGGGCGGCCTGGATCGCCCGGGGATCGGCCGACCGCTTGGCGGCCATGGTCGAGGACCCGGACCACAACCTCTTCGTGGCCGAGGCGGGACCCGGGCCGACCGGCCTCACGGGACTGGCCGGGCTGCGCGGCTGCGAGGTGAGCCTTCTTTACACCGCTCCCCTGGCCGCGCCCGGTACCGGAGCCCGGCTCCTTCGCGCCGTCGAGTCCCTGGCCCGGGAGATCGGGCTGGAGGGGCTGACCCTCAATGCTTCCCGAAACGCCCTGGCCTTCTACCTCGCCCAGGGCTACGCCGTCCTTCGCCTGGCCAACCGGCCCCTGCCCGGCGGCGTGTCCCTGCCGGTCTGCCTCATGGCCAAGACGCTGGCCCCCTGA
- a CDS encoding cation-translocating P-type ATPase produces MEPTPFDPARATGLSEAEAVHRQRIEGFNEMPQGARRGVTSITLEVMREPMFLLLVGCGSLYLLMGELSDALLLLGFVFVVMGITVIQERRTERALEALRDLSSPRALVIRDGQQRRIAGREVVRGDLVLLGEGDRVPADAVLRHALNLFADESLLTGESLPVRKSSSRTVTEAGQPGGGDRPEVFSGSLVTGGQGLAEVVATGARTELGKIGKALQSIEPAKTPLQSETGRVVRRLTALGLALCAVVIAAYGLTRGNTPQSWGQAVLAGIAMAMSVLPEEFAVILTIFMALGAWRISRSRVLTRRMPAIETLGSATVLCTDKTGTLTRNRMAVRQLQAGDQTFVAREGATLPEVFHALLEYGVLASKKEIFDPMERALRQLGDDHLRQTEHWHEQWEMVRDYPVSPELLALSHVWRATGKEGLVVATKGAPEAIAKLCHLDARRTAAMTAQVDAMAGEGLRVLGVARALWPQGTLSPAPLPGRQQDFAFEFLGLVGLEDPIRPTVPATIQECHTAGIRVIMITGDHPATARSIAGQIGLRAPQGEDTGVLTGPELEAMNDEELARRIPDVDVFARVVPEQKLRLVNALKANGEIVAMTGDGVNDAPALKAAHIGIAMGGRGTDVAREASALILLDDDFSSIVNAIRLGRRIYDNIKKAAGYTLAIHVPIAGLSIVPVFFADLPLMLLPVHIVFLELIIDPACSLLFEAEGAEKDIMRRPPRRPDEGLFNTRVLGISLLQGGFVLAAVLLMFRMADVLGQPQENSRRSFVFATLVLANLALIMTNRSWSRTIVAMFKEPNAVLWWILGGATAMLGLVLHVPLLRSLLHLHSLRPLDLGLCLLAGVASVGWFEAYKLLRGNRHLPRPFLKKGS; encoded by the coding sequence ATGGAGCCCACCCCATTTGATCCCGCCAGGGCCACGGGCCTGAGCGAAGCCGAGGCCGTCCACCGGCAGCGGATCGAGGGCTTCAACGAGATGCCCCAGGGCGCCAGGCGTGGTGTGACCTCCATCACCCTGGAGGTGATGCGCGAGCCGATGTTCCTGCTCCTGGTCGGTTGCGGCAGTCTGTACCTGCTCATGGGCGAACTGTCGGACGCGCTCCTGCTTTTGGGTTTCGTCTTTGTGGTCATGGGCATCACCGTCATCCAGGAACGCCGTACGGAACGAGCCCTGGAGGCGCTACGCGACCTCTCCAGTCCCCGCGCCCTGGTCATTCGCGACGGCCAGCAACGGCGCATCGCCGGACGCGAGGTGGTCCGGGGCGATCTGGTCCTGCTCGGGGAAGGCGACCGTGTGCCGGCGGATGCGGTGCTGCGCCACGCCCTCAATCTGTTTGCCGACGAATCCCTGCTCACGGGCGAGTCCCTGCCTGTGAGGAAATCAAGCTCCCGGACGGTCACGGAGGCCGGCCAGCCCGGCGGGGGGGACCGGCCGGAAGTCTTTTCGGGTTCGCTCGTCACCGGGGGGCAGGGTCTGGCCGAGGTGGTGGCCACAGGCGCGCGTACGGAGCTTGGCAAGATCGGCAAGGCGCTCCAGTCCATCGAGCCGGCGAAGACGCCGCTGCAGAGCGAGACGGGCCGCGTGGTCAGGCGGCTGACAGCCCTGGGACTGGCCCTTTGCGCCGTGGTCATCGCGGCCTACGGCCTGACACGCGGCAACACGCCGCAGAGCTGGGGCCAGGCCGTGCTGGCGGGCATCGCCATGGCCATGTCCGTGCTCCCGGAGGAGTTCGCGGTCATCCTGACCATCTTCATGGCCCTGGGGGCTTGGCGAATCTCCCGCAGCCGTGTGCTCACCCGGCGCATGCCTGCCATAGAAACGCTGGGTTCGGCGACCGTGCTGTGCACGGACAAGACGGGCACCCTCACCCGCAACCGGATGGCCGTCCGCCAGCTTCAGGCAGGAGACCAGACCTTTGTTGCCCGGGAAGGCGCAACGCTGCCGGAGGTTTTCCACGCGCTCCTGGAATACGGGGTGCTGGCCAGCAAGAAGGAGATCTTCGACCCCATGGAGCGTGCGTTGCGCCAACTGGGCGACGACCACTTGCGCCAGACCGAGCATTGGCACGAGCAGTGGGAAATGGTGCGCGACTACCCCGTGTCTCCGGAGTTGCTGGCCTTGTCCCATGTCTGGCGCGCGACAGGGAAAGAGGGTCTCGTGGTTGCCACCAAGGGTGCCCCGGAAGCCATCGCCAAGCTGTGCCACCTCGATGCCAGGCGGACCGCCGCCATGACCGCCCAGGTCGACGCGATGGCAGGGGAAGGGTTGCGCGTGCTCGGCGTTGCGCGGGCCCTCTGGCCCCAGGGAACGCTTTCCCCCGCCCCTTTGCCCGGCCGGCAGCAGGATTTCGCCTTCGAATTCCTCGGGCTCGTCGGCCTGGAGGATCCCATTCGTCCCACCGTTCCGGCAACGATTCAGGAATGCCACACGGCGGGCATCCGGGTGATCATGATCACCGGCGATCACCCGGCGACCGCCCGGAGCATTGCCGGACAGATCGGGCTGCGCGCCCCCCAGGGGGAGGACACCGGGGTCCTCACCGGACCGGAGCTGGAGGCCATGAACGACGAGGAGCTTGCGCGGCGCATACCGGATGTCGACGTGTTCGCCCGGGTGGTGCCAGAGCAGAAGCTGCGCCTCGTGAACGCCCTCAAGGCCAACGGCGAGATTGTGGCCATGACAGGAGACGGCGTGAACGATGCCCCGGCCCTCAAAGCCGCGCACATCGGCATTGCCATGGGCGGACGCGGCACGGACGTGGCCCGGGAGGCCTCGGCCCTGATCCTGCTCGATGACGACTTCTCCTCCATCGTGAACGCCATCCGCCTGGGCCGCCGCATCTATGACAACATCAAGAAGGCCGCAGGCTACACCCTGGCCATCCACGTGCCCATCGCCGGGCTTTCCATTGTCCCGGTATTCTTTGCAGATCTGCCGCTCATGCTGCTGCCGGTGCACATCGTGTTTCTTGAGCTCATCATCGACCCGGCCTGTTCGCTCCTCTTCGAGGCCGAGGGCGCCGAAAAGGACATCATGCGTCGCCCGCCGCGCCGGCCGGACGAGGGGCTCTTCAACACGCGGGTGTTGGGCATCAGTTTGCTGCAGGGAGGCTTCGTGCTGGCCGCGGTCTTGCTCATGTTCCGGATGGCGGATGTGCTCGGCCAGCCCCAGGAGAACTCCCGGCGCTCCTTTGTCTTTGCCACACTGGTCCTCGCAAATCTGGCGCTGATCATGACCAACCGATCCTGGAGCCGCACCATCGTCGCCATGTTCAAGGAACCGAACGCGGTGCTGTGGTGGATACTCGGCGGGGCAACGGCGATGCTGGGCCTGGTGCTCCATGTTCCCCTGCTTCGCAGCCTGCTTCACCTGCATTCCCTGCGGCCCCTGGACCTCGGCCTTTGCCTGCTGGCCGGCGTGGCGAGCGTCGGGTGGTTCGAAGCGTACAAACTCCTGCGCGGAAATAGGCATCTCCCCCGTCCCTTCCTGAAGAAGGGCTCCTGA
- a CDS encoding type II toxin-antitoxin system PemK/MazF family toxin — MERGDIYLVCLDPTSGHEQQGTRPVLVVSPSAFNRLTRTPIVVPITTGGNFARTAGFAVSLDGAGTKTTGVVRCDQPRALDLASRHGRKLESVPPAIIDDVLAKVAVLFE; from the coding sequence ATGGAGCGGGGCGATATCTATCTGGTCTGCCTGGACCCGACCTCAGGCCACGAACAGCAGGGGACACGTCCCGTGTTGGTAGTATCTCCCTCGGCCTTCAATCGGCTGACGCGTACGCCCATTGTGGTACCGATCACAACCGGCGGGAACTTCGCCCGCACCGCTGGCTTTGCCGTGTCCCTGGACGGGGCTGGAACAAAGACGACAGGTGTTGTGCGTTGCGACCAGCCACGCGCCCTCGACTTGGCCTCGCGCCACGGACGCAAGTTGGAGAGTGTCCCGCCAGCGATCATCGATGATGTTCTGGCCAAGGTCGCAGTTCTGTTCGAGTAA
- a CDS encoding Fic family protein — translation MSQQYQPPFSITPAIVNLVGQISEAVGRLTILTERAKSLRFRRINRIRTIRGSLAIEGNTLSEAQITAILDGQRVIASPREVQEVRNALAAYDRFDTWNPGEEKDLLEAHCILMSGLIDAAGSYRTGGVGVMDGSRVIHMAPPADRVPMLMGDLLRWLSTSENHPLIASSVFHYEFEFIHPCADGNGRMGRLWQSLILARWSPLFPDIPVESLVYEHQAEYYQALQESTRQSDCAPFIAFMLTMLLETIVTSTPQVAPSVTPQVDQLLLAMAGEVSREELQDILRLQDRKSFRERYLRPALADGLIEMTIRDKPNSRLQRYRLTHKGRQWLQLRGVR, via the coding sequence ATGAGCCAGCAGTACCAGCCGCCCTTTTCCATCACCCCGGCCATCGTCAACCTTGTCGGCCAGATCAGCGAAGCAGTGGGACGGTTGACCATTCTCACCGAGCGGGCCAAGTCGCTTCGGTTCCGGCGTATCAACCGCATCCGCACCATCAGAGGGTCGCTGGCTATCGAAGGGAACACGCTGAGTGAAGCGCAGATCACCGCTATCCTCGACGGGCAACGGGTCATCGCTTCTCCTCGGGAAGTCCAGGAGGTTCGCAACGCTCTCGCTGCCTATGACCGCTTCGATACCTGGAATCCTGGAGAGGAAAAGGACCTGCTGGAGGCCCATTGTATCCTGATGTCCGGTCTGATCGATGCGGCCGGAAGCTACCGGACTGGGGGCGTGGGTGTGATGGACGGTTCTCGTGTCATCCATATGGCTCCTCCGGCGGATCGAGTCCCTATGCTTATGGGCGACCTGCTCCGCTGGTTGAGTACCAGTGAAAACCATCCGCTGATCGCCAGTTCGGTCTTCCACTACGAATTTGAGTTCATCCATCCTTGCGCTGATGGGAACGGTCGCATGGGGCGGCTATGGCAGAGCCTGATTCTGGCCCGCTGGAGCCCCTTGTTTCCCGACATCCCCGTGGAAAGCTTGGTTTATGAGCATCAAGCCGAGTACTATCAGGCTTTGCAGGAAAGCACGCGGCAATCGGACTGTGCCCCTTTTATAGCGTTTATGCTCACGATGCTTCTCGAGACCATCGTCACCTCCACCCCCCAAGTCGCCCCCTCAGTCACCCCCCAAGTCGACCAACTGCTCCTGGCCATGGCGGGTGAAGTCTCCCGTGAGGAGTTGCAGGATATCCTCCGGTTGCAAGACCGGAAGTCTTTTCGGGAGCGATATCTTAGACCGGCCCTGGCGGATGGACTCATCGAGATGACCATTCGTGACAAGCCCAATAGCCGCCTGCAACGGTATCGTCTCACGCACAAGGGACGGCAGTGGCTGCAATTGCGTGGTGTCCGATAA